A window of the Aspergillus flavus chromosome 6, complete sequence genome harbors these coding sequences:
- a CDS encoding EthD domain-containing protein, translating to MSETNQRLIVITINGYRKPGLTEEELHHHLCEVHAPKASPFLEKYGILEYNVIDNFSAARPHAEYLQMSKKLSDHDYIVQFVMKDVEDFKKVWEDPEFRKNVMPDHETFADTTRSGVCIGYLNSFLNGKDSQGRLKN from the exons ATGTCGGAGACTAATCAGCGTTTGATCGTCATCACTATCAATGGCTATCGCAAGCCTGGGTTGACGGAGGAAGAGCTCCATCATCACCTCTGTGAAGTACATGCGCCGAAGGCTTCGCCTTTTTTGGAGAAATATGGTATTCTGGAATATAATGTG ATCGATAACTTCAGCGCCGCCCGTCCACATGCCGAATACCTGCAGATGTCGAAGAAGCTCTCCGACCATGACTATATCGTTCAGTTTGTAATGAAGGACGTCGAGGATTTCAAGAAGGTCTGGGAGGATCCGGAGTTCAGGAAGAATGTCATGCCTGACCATGAAACTTTTGCGGATACGACTCGCTCGGG GGTTTGCATTGGATACTTGAACAGCTTTTTGAACGGGAAAGACTCACAAGGCAGGCTGAAGAACTGA
- a CDS encoding RHD3/Sey1: protein MATNGHFASIGNSASDTTAYEHGVQVIDENKEFKYLPMHTRVAPRCASSRIIPNLSQYLSLENVTPSGFNYHLISVFGSQSTGKSTLLNHLFGTHFSVMSELERRQTTKGIWMSKNKNESSSMASNILVMDVEGTDGRERGEDQDFERKSALFALATSEVLIVNIWEHQVGLYQGANMGLLKTVFEVNLQLFLKDKNTTHRSLLFFVIRDYSGMTPLQNLQKTLMEDMARLWDSISKPGGLENSNVHDYFDFQFYGLPHKGYQPEKFVEETQKLSLRFCDGQRDPNLDARKGEFSDGGVFLPEYHRRIPADGFSRYAEGIWDQIVNNKDLDLPTQQELLAQFRCDEILREVMVAFDETIVPFEDKQSQAARLGEPEILGGLGAAMRSSRTKAVKAFESEASRYHKGVYQRKRAELESKADTRLKTLFQGQLNAAHKSGISEFSEAVTAAVKSGQKKGTGYDFAEIVNEEAKKAVDKFEEVARATVVDGTSWSDYKQELALYEKELAEVSARLRRDEMRRLASRVERWVQSRLGESVGLEFNALGSGRAGGGAPEKGDQPTEKKFWDRVWNVFVETVLDAERRFTDRASSFDASLEEVDVGLWRLRRKSWGVLRAKIDEEMIEGNLLLKLRENFEDKFRYDDAGVPRIWRPTDDIEGIYTRARESTLTLIPLLSKFRLDETSAPPPLDRWIGHTPSSATSADEEDLAPIGGVDEEEGKSLEEEMTIVSDAKRQELTVRFKKAADGVYVEAKRSAIGGMTQVPLYFYGLLLALGWNEIIAVLRNPAYFFLLFVCAVGAYITYQLNLWGPIIKMTEAASNQAVTEGKKRLREFLESSDTGRQAIAMSTPGGSGRGGEEHEMSRLNQQGKSAAADEDVDDL from the exons ATGGCTACGAACGGTCATTTCGCCTCCATTGGCAATTCTGCCAGTGATACTACAGCGTATGAGCATGGAGTACAAGTAATAGATGAGAACAAGGAATTCAAGTAC CTTCCCATGCATACTCGCGTTGCGCCACGATGCGCCTCTTCACGGATCAT CCCGAATCTGTCGCAGTACCTGAGCCTTGAAAATGTTACCCCCTCCGGCTTCAATTACCACCTTATTTCCGTCTTCGGATCGCAGTCGACGGGTAAATCTACGCTCCTTAATCACCTTTTCGGCACGCATTTCTCCGTCATGTCAGAGTTGGAGAGACGGCAGACGACAAAGGGAATCTGGATgtcaaaaaataaaaatgagaGCTCCTCTATGGCTAGCAACATCTTAGTTATGGATGTGGAGGGTACAGACGGCCGTGAGCGGGGTGAAGACCAGGACTTTGAGCGCAAGAGTGCCCTTTTCGCATTGGCGACCAGTGAGGTTCTTATTGTGAACATCTGGGAACACCAGGTCGGATTGTACCAGGGTGCAAATATGGGGCTTCTAAAGACTGTCTTCGAAGTCAACTTGCAGTTGTTCCTTAAAGATAAGAA TACTACTCACCGATCGCTTTTGTTCTTCGTCATTCGTGACTATTCGGGAATGACGCCGCTCCAGAATTTGCAGAAGACCCTAATGGAAGATATGGCTCGCCTCTGGGATTCGATCTCTAAGCCTGGTGGCCTGGAGAACTCGAACGTACATGATTACTTTGACTTCCAGTTCTACGGCCTGCCACACAAGGGCTACCAGCCGGAGAAGTTTGTGGAAGAGACACAGAAGCTCAGTCTTCGTTTCTGCGACGGTCAGAGGGACCCTAACCTAGATGCGCGGAAAGGCGAGTTCTCAGATGGCGGTGTTTTCCTCCCGGAGTATCACCGACGTATCCCTGCGGATGGCTTCTCGAGATACGCTGAAGGCATCTGGGACCAAATTGTCAACAACAAGGATCTAGACCTGCCCACACAACAAGAGTTGCTTGCACAGTTCAGGTGTGACGAGATTCTGAGGGAAGTGATGGTTGCCTTTGATGAGACTATCGTCCCCTTTGAAGATAAACAGTCGCAAGCCGCTCGCCTTGGAGAGCCGGAAATTCTTGGGGGTCTAGGAGCAGCGATGCGGTCGTCACGCACCAAGGCTGTCAAGGCTTTTGAGTCTGAGGCTAGTCGGTACCACAAAGGCGTCTACCAGCGCAAAAGGGCAGAGCTTGAAAGCAAAGCTGATACCCGTTTGAAGACCCTTTTCCAGGGTCAGCTGAATGCGGCGCACAAATCGGGGATCAGTGAGTTCAGCGAAGCAGTGACGGCCGCTGTGAAGTCCGGCCAGAAGAAGGGCACCGGCTACGATTTCGCAGAGATTGTCAACGAAGAGGCTAAGAAGGCCGTGGACAAGTTTGAGGAAGTCGCTCGTGCCACCGTGGTGGATGGTACTTCTTGGAGTGACTATAAGCAAGAGCTAGCCTTGTATGAAAAGGAGCTTGCGGAGGTTAGTGCGCGGCTTAGAAGGGACGAGATGAGACGTCTTGCCAGCCGGGTGGAACGATGGGTTCAGTCTCGACTGGGCGAATCTGTTGGACTTGAGTTCAACGCTCTCGGCTCTGGAcgagctggtggtggtgcacCGGAGAAGGGAGACCAGCCAACGGAAAAGAAATTCTGGGATCGCGTGTGGAATGTGTTTGTCGAGACAGTTCTGGATGCCGAGAGGCGATTTACAGACCGCGCTAGCAGTTTCGATGCCAGTCTTGAGGAAGTGGACGTCGGACTCTGGAGACTGCGGAGGAAGTCCTGGGGCGTTCTGCGCGCTAAGATTGATGAAGAGATGATCGAAGGCAACCTGCTGTTGAAGTTGCGCGAAAACTTCGAAGATAAATTCCGCTACGATGATGCTGGTGTTCCTCGGATCTGGCGCCCGACCGATGATATCGAAGGGATATACACTCGTGCTCGCGAATCAACCTTGACTCTCATCCCCCTTCTGTCCAAGTTCCGACTCGATGAGACGTCTGCCCCGCCTCCTCTGGATCGTTGGATCGGACACACGCCTAGCTCCGCAACCTCtgctgatgaggaagacCTGGCTCCCATTGGCGGGgtggacgaggaggaaggcaagagcttggaagaagaaatgacTATTGTCAGTGATGCCAAGCGACAGGAGCTCACCGTTCGCTTTAAGAAGGCCGCGGATGGAGTGTATGTTGAGGCGAAACGGAGCGCCATTGGAGGCATGACTCAAGTACCCTTGTACTTCTacggccttcttctcgcACTGGGATGGAATGAAATCATTGCCG TGCTCCGCAACCCGGCttacttcttcctccttttcgtCTGTGCTGTTGGAGCTTATATAACCTACCAGCTCAATCTATGGGGTCCCATCATCAAGATGACAGAGGCAGCCTCGAACCAAGCAGTAACAGAAGGCAAGAAGCGGCTGCGTGAGTTCCTCGAGTCGTCCGACACAGGACGACAAGCCATCGCAATGTCAACTCCCGGAGGTTCTGGACGTGGGGGTGAGGAGCACGAAATGTCTCGTCTCAATCAGCAGGGTAAATCTGCAGCTGccgatgaagatgtggatgACTTGTAA
- a CDS encoding Zn(II)2Cys6 transcription factor produces MDNPNTVPRKLTTDGITTGPGTKRRRIRPSRARGLRTRTGWERRVKCDDGKPTCVRCSKSDRICRYAQVADERHATGAGARADYESPKVQSDSREARSQEALPSVGSAAYYRQVTYSGPTEHPDGSIETPQNDRLNEAGDQRLSSLDPCFSASPLSLSQISLLNISPFEWYDLLARDAISNIQRLNDASTGDSRWKFPEIVLSRRQSPAPECPEAHVEQSNRHSEQQQQIEPPLLNYQQVFEPWNTTSRIELSETDVKFFRYYIEVVGPILDLFDPARHFSNVVPHLALRNTGLLKSILAVGAKHMSLGHMHMPGEDVPGDHATPNVNAPNVNSPTSLAAATGLPSEPDPAPAHMATQYYYETLQYLSQTLLYPSYADSHEILATATMISTYEMFDADSATTSGDWEKHLRGSFWIQRSQDNDGESVDGLRQAVWWAWLRQDIWAAFRAGRPTLTFWRARKGLEELDADELATRIVYICGKCVAYAASSETSNHDPRHSIEQGDRLLYALDDWYRALPASYQPVTVATDTASNTTVFPPIWIHPPSHAGAMQMYNFARATVLLNQPTMGGLNAYCLRDKQLSECVKMVCGIAKACQDHESAMAFVNVQALFGVGQFVRSPEMRGELLRILEKMLRISKFPARGLVAELKKVWQE; encoded by the exons ATGGACAATCCTAACACCGTGCCGCGAAAGTTAACAACCGACGGCATTACCACGGGCCCCGGGACCAAGCGTCGCCGCATTAGGCCGTCGCGAGCCCGTGGCTTGAGAACCAGGACAGGATG GGAGAGACGCGTGAAATGCGACGATGGTAAACCCACATGCGTTCGGTGCTCCAAGTCAGATCGAATCTGCCGCTATGCCCAGGTCGCTGATGAGCGACATGCAACGGGAGCCGGAGCCCGAGCCGACTATGAGTCCCCAAAGGTGCAATCGGATTCAAGGGAAGCTAGGTCTCAGGAGGCACTGCCGAGTGTTGGTTCGGCGGCGTACTATCGTCAGGTGACCTACTCAGGTCCTACTGAACACCCTGACGGCTCGATTGAGACACCACAGAATGACCGTCTGAACGAGGCCGGTGACCAGAGACTGTCCAGCCTTGATCCCTGCTTCTCGGCTTCCCCACTTTCCCTTAGCCAGATCTCCCTACTCAACATCTCTCCTTTTGAGTGGTACGACCTGCTAGCACGAGATGCTATCAGCAACATTCAACGGCTGAACGATGCATCAACGGGCGATTCACGATGGAAATTCCCCGAGATTGTCCTCTCTCGTCGACAGTCACCAGCTCCTGAATGCCCTGAGGCCCACGTTGAGCAATCCAACAGGCACtctgagcagcagcagcagatcgAACCTCCTTTACTGAACTATCAACAGGTATTTGAACCTTGGAACACAACAAGTAGGATAGAATTGTCGGAAACCGACGTCAAGTTCTTTCGATACTACATCGAAGTTGTTGGGCCAATCCTAGACTTGTTTGATCCCGCTCGGCATTTCAGCAATGTCGTGCCCCATCTTGCACTACGGAACACAGGACTCTTGAAGTCAATACTCGCAGTTGGAGCTAAACACATGTCGCTCGGTCACATGCATATGCCTGGTGAAGATGTGCCAGGCGACCATGCGACTCCAAATGTGAATGCTCCAAATGTGAATTCTCCAACCTCGCTGGCAGCAGCGACTGGCCTGCCATCAGAACCAGACCCTGCTCCAGCCCACATGGCTACACAGTATTATTATGAAACGCTCCAATACCTCTCGCAGACACTACTATATCCCTCCTATGCAGACTCGCACGAGATACTGGCGACAGCCACCATGATCAGCACGTACGAGATGTTCGACGCCGACAGCGCCACAACCAGCGGTGACTGGGAGAAACACCTGCGAGGCTCCTTCTGGATACAACGGTCTCAAGACAACGATGGCGAATCTGTAGATGGTTTGAGGCAAGCTGTGTGGTGGGCATGGCTCAGGCAGGATATTTGGGCAGCATTCCGGGCAGGGCGACCAACCCTCACTTTCTGGCGAGCTCGCAAGGGGCTCGAGGAGCTTGACGCGGATGAACTCGCGACAAGGATAGTCTACATTTGCGGCAAGTGCGTCGCATACGCCGCTTCTAGTGAGACGTCAAATCATGATCCAAGACACAGTATTGAGCAGGGAGACCGACTGCTCTACGCACTCGACGATTGGTACCGTGCCCTCCCTGCCTCATACCAGCCTGTCACCGTCGCCACGGATACTGCCTCAAATACTACTGTGTTCCCGCCTATATGGATTCACCCGCCCAGTCATGCAGGCGCTATGCAGATGTACAATTTCGCCAGAGCCACTGTGTTGCTGAACCAACCCACGATGGGGGGGTTAAACGCTTATTGTCTCCGTGATAAGCAGCTTAGCGAATGTGTCAAGATGGTCTGCGGCATCGCCAAAGCCTGTCAGGACCATGAATCCGCAATGGCCTTTGTTAATGTACAGGCTTTGTTTGGAG TTGGTCAGTTCGTTCGGTCGCCCGAGATGCGGGGCGAGTTGCTCCGTATTTTGGAAAAAATGCTGAGGATTAGTAAATTCCCTGCTAGGGGGCTTGTTGCTGAACTCAAAAAGGTGTGGCAGGAATGA
- a CDS encoding putative dihydroxy-acetone synthase, translating into MAPTLELLEEPAGNLPVKAVSAIRNGNSADDLRLESPEKHQRVMNVFRAFIADICQQYGEGHAGSPMGMAAIGIALWKYVMKYSPNNCNYFNRDRFVLSNGHACLWQYLFLHLVGVKSMTLEQLKSYHSTKLDSVCPGHPEIENEGIEVTTGPLGQGLANAVGLAMATKNLAATYNKPGHEVVNNMTWCMVGDACIQEGVGLEALSLAGHWRLNNLCVIFDNNSVTCDGTADVANTEDINTKMRATGYNVVDVYNGDSDVAAIVNALVAARSSDKPTFINIRTTIGFGSALAGTADVHGAALGVDEVANVKRSFGLNPDEHFHIPQDVYDFFSDIPGRGEAHEASWQAALVKYHEEDPVLAAEFELRVMGKLPEDWSKCIPRKEEQPTASTASRKSAGVITNALGQNINSFLVGTADLTPSVNVAYKNKVDFQSPELRTACGLNGNYSGRYIHYGIREHAMCAISNGLAAFNKGTFIPMTSTYFVFHLYAAAAVRMAALQGLQQIHIATHDSIGVGENGPTHQPVAVAALYRAMPNVLYIRPCDAEEVAGAYIAAIQATETPTIISLSRQGLTQYPQYSSREGTLKGAYVFVEDNDFDVTLIGVGSEMGFAMQTRELLFKEHGIKSRVVSFPCIRLFEQQSREYKHSVLKPRAGKPTVVIEAYPSYGWERYADASVSMNSFGKSLPSKEIYEHYGFSPESIAPKVKDLVEEVRRDGIEILRGDFRDFNGGLRIGLEH; encoded by the exons ATGGCACCTACGCTGGAGCTCCTCGAGGAGCCTGCCGGGAATCTGCCGGTCAAGGCAGTCTCAGCCATCCGCAATGGGAATTCTGCCGATGACCTCAGACTAGAAAGCCCAGAGAAGCATCAACGGGTGATGAATGTCTTCAGAGCCTTCATTGCTGATATCTGCCAGCAATATGGCGAAGGCCACGCTGG ATCTCCCATGGGCATGGCTGCCATTGGTATTGCCCTATGGAAGTATGTCATGAAGTACTCTCCAAACAACTGCAACTACTTCAACCGGGACCGCTTTGTTCTTTCGAACG GCCATGCCTGCTTGTGGCAGTACCTTTTCCTGCACCTTGTTGGCGTCAAGAGCATGACACTCGAGCAGCTGAAGTCTTACCACTCAACGAAGCTCGACTCGGTCTGTCCTGGCCACCCCGAAATTGAGAATGAGGGCATAGAGGTCACAACCGGGCCCCTCGGTCAGGGTCTCGCCAATGCAGTTGGCCTTGCCATGGCCACTAAAAACCTTGCCGCGACATACAACAAGCCTGGCCACGAGGTGGTAAATAATATGACGTGGTGCATGGTCGGTGACGCTTGTATTCAGGAAGGTGTTGGTCTCGAGGCACTCTCCCTCGCTGGTCACTGGAGGCTAAACAATCTCTGTGTTATATTTGACAACAACTCGGTTACGTGTGACGGAACCGCGGACGTTGCCAACACCGAGGATATCAACACCAAGATGCGAGCTACTGGTTACAACGTGGTAGATGTGTACAATGGAGACTCGGACGTTGCTG CCATCGTAAACGCCCTTGTTGCCGCTCGATCGAGCGACAAGCCAACCTTTATCAACATTCGCACCACGATTGGCTTCGGATCTGCTCTGGCCGGCACGGCCGACGTACACGGAGCTGCCCTCGGAGTCGATGAAGTGGCCAACGTCAAGAGGTCGTTCGGTCTCAACCCCGACGAGCACTTCCACATCCCCCAGGACGTCTACGATTTCTTCAGTGACATCCCTGGCCGTGGCGAAGCCCACGAGGCGAGCTGGCAAGCGGCCCTGGTGAAGTATCATGAGGAAGACCCCGTACTGGCCGCTGAATTCGAGCTCCGTGTCATGGGGAAATTGCCTGAGGATTGGTCCAAATGTATTCCTCGCAAAGAAGAGCAGCCTACTGCATCCACAGCCTCACGAAAGTCCGCCGGCGTCATTACCAACGCCCTTGGACAGAATATCAATTCATTCTTAGTCGGTACAGCGGATCTGACTCCCTCGGTCAATGTCGCATACAAAAACAAGGTTGACTTCCAATCT CCTGAACTCCGAACAGCCTGCGGCCTGAATGGAAACTACAGCGGTCGATACATCCACTACGGTATCCGCGAGCACGCCATGTGCGCCATCTCCAACGGACTAGCTGCCTTCAACAAAGGCACCTTCATCCCCATGACAAGCACATACTTTGTCTTCCACTTATACGCCGCCGCCGCTGTGCGCATGGCGGCGCTCCAAGGCCTCCAACAAATCCACATCGCCACTCACGACAGCATCGGTGTTGGCGAGAATGGCCCTACGCACCAACCCGTCGCCGTTGCTGCCCTTTACCGCGCCATGCCCAATGTTCTTTACATCCGTCCATGCGACGCCGAAGAAGTAGCTGGCGCCTACATCGCCGCCATCCAGGCCACTGAGACGCCTACTATTATCTCCCTCTCCCGTCAAGGCCTGACCCAGTACCCGCAATACTCCTCGCGCGAGGGCACACTTAAGGGCGCCTACGTCTTCGTCGAGGACAACGATTTCGATGTGACTTTAATCGGAGTCGGGTCCGAGATGGGCTTCGCAATGCAGACTCGGGAGTTGCTTTTCAAGGAACACGGTATCAAATCACGGGTTGTTTCCTTCCCTTGCATTAGGCTTTTCGAGCAGCAGTCGCGCGAATACAAGCATTCGGTTTTGAAGCCGCGTGCTGGAAAGCCCACTGTTGTTATCGAGGCGTATCCGTCTTACGGATGGGAACGCTATGCTGATGCGTCGGTGTCGATGAATAGCTTTGGGAAGAGTCTTCCTTCAAAGGAGATATATGAGCACTACGGATTTTCACCGGAGAGCATCGCGCCTAAAGTTAAGGATCTAGTGGAGGAAGTCAGGCGCGATGGTATTGAGATCCTGAGGGGCGACTTTAGGGATTTCAATGGTGGTCTGCGGATTGGTCTTGAGCATTAG